The window AACAGAACCAGCAGCCGAAGAAACAACAGAACCAGCAGCCGAAGAGACAACAGAACCAGCAGCCGAAGAGACAACAGAACCATGAGCAGCCGAAGAGACAACAGAACCAGCAGCCGAAGAAACAACAGAATCGGTAAGTTGACAGGCATCACCTATTACAGAGCAGAACAAAATGCCTTAAATGGTAGAATGCCAGGAAGACTGAACGTTGATTTGCCAAACCGTGCACGTGACTGTTTCTAAAACGCTGATTGGTCCTTTCGCCTAGAGACACTTACTTCCGGAAAACGCTTTCGTCGAAAGAAATCTCGCGACTCGACTGCAAAAAGACAAGTATTCAACAATTGTCAATACTTGCGCGATGGATAATGGCAAGAAAGTTAAGTGGAGAACCAAACACAAATTTGGAAAGagcaggaagaagaagaagaacagtgtACAACCCGAAAACGTCACTGAATCGGCGACTGTGGCTAACACTTAATTTTCACAGTTCTGAGGAGTCGGATCGTGATATTAAAACCACTGCATCTTCGTCAACGGAAGATCAAATCTTTTAAAAGAAAACTTGAAGAGTCCGAAGATGAGGAGATTGATCGCGAGGAAGCAGTGGATGATGTCGAACTTCAGGCCGATGCAAGCAGCCCAAGcttaaacattattatcaaccTTGGTCGTCTTCAGTCGCTGATGAAAACTGCTGAAATTTGTGTCCTTATTGCAATCAAGCGGTAAGACAATCTCTCTGTACTCCCATCTCTATCTTTCtcatttgttgtgttttgtattATCTTTTTATCTCTCTTGCCATTTGTTCAGTCTGTGAAAGTAAAATCTTGTTGAAGTTGATctgtcttttttacatttagtcaagttttaactaaatgttttaacgtagagggggaatcgagacgagggtcgtggtgtatgtgtgtgtgtgtgtagagcgattcagagtaaactactggaccgatctttatgaaattttacatgagagttcctgggtatgatatccccaaactttttttccttttttttggataaatatctttgatgacgtcatatccgatttttcgtgaaagttgaggcggcactgtcacgctctcatttttcaaccaaattggttgaaattttggtcaagtaatcttcaacgaagcccggactttggtattgcatttcagcttggaggcttaaaatttaattaatgagtttgctcattaaagttgtcattaaaatcgattttttgcaaacagatttaaaattgattgcatcgtattcttcatcacattctgaatctaaaaatatatacatatgtcatgtttactcttaaaatgtgatcacaattaacgaaaatagaataattagtgttacgattaaaatgtaagaaatcaatccaaaaatgatgtcatcttatttgtgatcatttcctgattccaaaaacatatagatatgataggttgtattcaaaacaagctcagaaagttaacaagaatagagTGTCGCGGACAGTTGTGTGTAATTAAGGTTCCTTGGTGGAGTGTTTGTATCAGGTACCTTTGTCAATGTTAGAAGACCCGTAGTTGAGCGTAGCTGAGTTATCCCACCACGCATTGCACGGGATGCACGCATTGCACGGGACGTTACGGTAGGCTGCGCGCTATTGTAGAGTTCACCCGGGACCTTGTAGCTGACAGCTAAAATTCATGAGCAGACTTTATTCTGTCTCGGCCGAGATAAGATGTGTCGAACAGCTTCGAAATTCGCGTTATGAATTGTCGCTTGTGTTCGAGTTTTATTTCCCAGTAGTAACGTAATTCTACTGCGTGACTTTGTGAAAGTCGGTTGCGTATATAAAGTATGTACGCGATGTTATTCATAGGCCTGTGTGAGGTAAGCCATATTTCTTGTTCTAAATTTGGATAAAGACTTTTGTCAGTTTGCTGAAGGTGAGTTGGCGGCCGGTGGTAGGGGACAGGGAACCTACAATAGTTACCggttgtactgttttgtctcgtctttgtgttTTTGTAAATAGTTCATCATCCTGTTTAAAGTTTCATTAGCATAGTAAATTGTGTTGTAGTGAAAAGTAACAGTTGTGAATTATTGTGAGTTCAATCATTTGGTTGTATTGTAGAAGGGAACCAAGGTTAGTGTCATTGTGCTTCCTCCTTCATCTTCTAGGCCTCCATTGTCTTCTGTCAAGGACGGAACTGACCTGATGTGCGGACATCAACTTCACCCTGCTGTTGACTGAGCAGCAACTCCTGATCGTCGTCGTCGCTGCAGCATCCACTGGCAGCTACAGAAAGTGATAAATTCGCAGTTGTCTCAGCCTTCAATTGTAGACTCTTTTCTCCGGAAAAATAATGATGTGAGTGACAGTATGACAGCATCGGGTGGTGAGGACGACGACTTGAATACAATGAGTGGTACTGGTTTTGAGAGTGGTGACAGTGACATGGAGGTGGGAGAATGTTCAAACAAGGATCTTATGTCAGTACTGCTAGCTGTAAGAAAAGACCTGAAGAGTGTGAATCGTAAATTTGACAGCTTGGCACTCAATGTGGAAAAACTGGAGGGAGAGGTGTTTGATCTAAAGCAAGAAAATGACAATGTGAAGAAGCAGCTCAAAGCGTGTGAGAAAAAGCaagtagacacagagagacagttacacgAGGCCCAGTACTACGCTAAACTTGCTTACGATCGGGCAGAGGCAAACGAACAATATTCTCGCAGAAACAATGTCAAACTACTGTACATTGAAGAGCCCTCTGACCATGCTGAGACGGGTGAAGAAAGTGAAGAAAAAGTTCTGAAAGTTTTCCATGACAAACTGAAGCTGACCAACATCAAACCATGGCACATTGAGGCAGCACACCGTGTGGGCAAACGAAAGGCAAGTCTCAACAGGCCTATCATTGTGAAATTCGTTTCACGAAAAAACAAGCGTGATGTTATTCAGAACAGAAAACTCCTCAAGAATGTGCAGCCGAAAGTCGTCATCGTCGAAGACCTCACCAAATCAAAGTACACCCTCTTCCAGTGCACGCTCGATCACCCTGGCACCCGTGAGGCCTGGACCTCAGAGGGTTCCATCTTTGCTAAAGACGCGGCCGGCGCAGTCCACCGTGTTGAACGTGTAGCAGACCTGAGCAGACTACCTCCCATCCCTGAGAATGACCCAGCCGCTGCTTCTACTCCAGCCCAGCGCCGTTTCCAGCAacgtaaaaagaaagaaattaaacaaaagaaacaatcaGACAGTGCAAAACAAGGAAGCAAAGACAAAACACCAGAAAAACAGGACAATTGATCACAAACGTGTGCTGAAGCGTGTTATGCAGCGTGTATGTAAACATTCATACCATGTGACAGTCTTAGCCAATGataaacgttcactgcattctgtGTAGGCCTAGCCTAtgcttgtcagtttcactttgTGCTCGGCCGCGGAACGTTGGATTTACAATGaagctgttttttgtgtgtgttacataatgtgtctgtttacggATTTGCACGATTGTTCAAGATGGAGGTGTGATAGCTCTATCCGGAAAGTATGTTCTTTTTTCTCCATGTGTTTTacattcccgcagtggggcactgcggttatgaaattaaaggcccctcctgtttttggaaccgcaggagctttctagtttgctgttagctaaatttttggttcctctttcctgtcatgctctctttttcttcatgaattcttttcttttttctgccttcttgctcattcacctgtattttttccaaaaatctcttctcttgccgcttgtctcgcgattcatgtatagtttaatctgttagtgttctgatgtaagtccagcagtagataggttaagcctattttaacatactggaaactggtaatcttccagtaggtattaatttagttttactaaagcctgctgggacacaagtaatgggttagtgcatttgtaaacaggaatcgcttgacaagtggcccccttcatcccccccttcctcgtcctgatatggctctgcgtagtcggctggacgttaagcaacaaataaacaaacaaacaaatgtgtttTACATGtccctgtgtttgtgtctgtcagcTGTTTTCTCCTGCCATTCTCTCTTTTCCCTCTTTCTGTCACTCCCGTCATTGTGCCTCTTTCTGTCACTGTATTGGCTTCTTATATTTTCCTTTTTCTCTATGGTGACCAGGTGCGACCAAGTTAGGCCTACATGTGTGTTACTTAACTGTTGTTATGTGTATATTCCGCCTTTTATGTTGATTCTTTCTCCCCGCATGTTCAGAAGATGGATTTGATTGCCGAATTTCTGATTGGGGTCTTGTGCATGAATTTGTTTTTGCACTCTGCTGgtgagtgtgtacatgacatgtCTCCTGTATTTGAATATTCATGCGTGCATTTATATCCTGACTGTGGATTACATCTACTTCATggagatgtttgtgtgtggttaaaTGTTTTACCATATTTGTGTAAGTGCAAGTGTGTTCAATATCTGTTTGCTGCATGCATATCTGCCTATCTATGTGAATACTGCCATTGGTATGCTGATTGTTGCCCAAAGCTGCTGCAGGGTTATGTTGGTGGGTGTGTGCATGACTTCTTTGctatttttgatttgtgtaGGTGCAAATGTGTACCTGACATGTCATTTATGcctggatatgtgtgtgtgcttttgtttgcTTATCTTTACCATGGCGTACTTCTGTTGCAGGGTTATGTTTGTGATGGTGTATACAACTTGTTGTCCAGGTCTGAATATTTAGGTGTGCATGTACACTCTGATCATGGTTTATTTCTGTTGCAGTGCTGTGCTTGTGAAAGTATAtttgacttgtttgttttttcagatCTGTGTGAGTGCAAGTTtacactttttttgtttactaGGTCAAAtcattcatgtgtgtgtttgtacgctGACTGCTGGTTTAATCTATTACAGGGTTGTGTTTGCAGAAGTGCATTACATAGCGTGTATGCTCTATTTTTTTATGTGAGTGCAGGAGTATACtgtctttgctttttttttttgtttataaatATTCTCTGTAACTGTTGGCTATACCCGATTATGAAATATGATGGCAAGCAAttgtgaacaagaagggcaaagcccatacgactcacatgcttgaccttgaacttgacatgaccttgaccttcaggcgAACAGAAATAAACCATGATCAGAGTGTACATGCACACCTAAATATTCAGACCTGGACAACAAGTAATGTAGACATTTGCCCATATGCTCTGAGGAAAAGTCACACCTgccatacacacattcacagaaacaAGCCTGCAACAGAAGTAAGCCTTGATAAAGAGACAAAAGCACACCAAAATAAGCAGACATAATAAGTGGGTCAGGTACACATTTGCACTTAGACACATCAAATAAACCAAACAAGTTGTATACACCATCACAAACATAACCCTGCAACAGAAGTACGCCATGGTAAAGATAAGCAAACaaaagggtcaaggtcaaataactaaacctagctcccgcagtggggcactgcggttatgaaattaaaggcccctcctgtttttggaaccgcaggagctttctagtttgctgttaggtagatttttggttcctctttcctgtcatgctctctttttcttcatgaattcttttcttttttctgccttcttgctcattcacctgtattttttccaaaaatctcttctcttgccgcttgtctcgcgattcatgtatagtttaatctgttagtgttctgatgtaagtccagcagtagataggttaagcctattttaacatactggaaactggtaatcttccagtaggtattaatttagttttactaaagcctgctgggacacaagtaatgggttagtgcatttgtaaacaggaatcgcttgacaagtggcccccttcatcccccccttcctcgtcctgatatggctctgcgtagtcggctggacgttaagcaacaaataaacaaacaaacaaactaaacctagcaatgacatcatacactaagaactgctttacacatttttcctaccaaaatacatgtgaccttgacccaaggtcaaggtcatccaaggtcatgcaacacaaagctgttaattcaagacataggaagtacaatggtgcttattggctctttctaccatgagatatggtcacttttagtggttcactaccttattttggtcacatttcataagggtcaaagtgaccttgaccttgatcatatgtgaccaaatgtgtctcatgatgaaaccataacatgtgccccacataattgttaagtttgaaacagttatcttccatagttcagggtcaaggtcacttcaaaatatgtatacaatccaactttgaagagctcctgtgaccttgaccttgaagcaaggtaaaccaaactggtatcaaaagatggggcttactttgccctatatatcatatataggtgaggtattcaatctcaaaaacttcagagaaaatgtgaaaaatagctgtttttttagacaacatttatggcccctgcgaccttgaccttgaagcaaggtcaagatgctatgtatgttttttggggccttgtcatcatacaccatcttgccaaatttggtactgatagactgaatagtgtccaagaaatatccaacgttaaagttttccggacgtccggccggacggacggacgactcgggtgagtacatagactcacttttgcttcgcatgtgagtcaaaaactgaggaTCTGCACTTTCAATGTAAATGGACTAAATGAttataagaaaagaaaagatttatTTGACTTTTTGAGAAATTCTGATAATAATATCTTTATGTTGCAAGAAACACATTGGAAAACAGAAGATGAAAATTTCATCCGATCACTGTGGGGATTTGATGTTGTAGTTAACGGGGATAGTTCAGCCAGTTGGGGAGTAgcgattttgtttaaaaataattttgaatACAAATTACACAATACCATAAAAGATGAATCGGGGCGGTACATTTTGTTAGATATTGAACTTCTAAATAAACGCATGACAGTGGTGAATGTCTATGGTCCCAGTAGTGGAGATCATCCtgagtttttggctcacgtaagtgtagcctatgcgatcgtaactttgtctgtctgtgcgtgcgtgcgtgcgtgcgtgcgtctgtgcgtgtgtatgtctgtggtagaaactctaacatttgaagacgtcacattacatcgacgtcacattatgacgtaagagggttagacgtcacgcgaaggaagtactgaaagtctcggtcattattattttgagcgcgccgagactagttggcagtcgtgtccttgtaagtaggctacatgcagacagacagatctagatctagtgtctcgctttcttgcacagtttcacctatgctctttctgtgtgtgtgtgtgtgtgtgtgtgtgtgtgtgtgtgtgtgtgtgtgtgtgtgtgtgtgtgtgtgtgtgtgtgtgtgtgacggagtgattgagtttgtgttactgtttgtcgatttcttacgtgagccttgatggcttcgcctcttgtttcttgATCTGTTTAACAGTGTTATTTTGTTAGAGAATGAACTGATTGTAATGGGGGGAGATTGGAATGTTCCTTTGAATCTAAAACTGGACTCTAGCAATCCAAGCAATGTGTATAGAAATAGGAGTAGAAAAGAAATAACTGATTTTTTTGAACAGCATGATGTTGTTGACATTTTTAGGGCTATTCATGGTGATGTGAGAAAGTATACTTGGAGAAGAACTAATAGCACACAGAGAAGCCGGCTTGATTATTTTGCTGTCTCTGAACAACTTGGTCTTGTTGTGGATGATATGTTAATATCTCACCTGGATATTGCTCAGATCATTCTGTTGTATCTCTGAGTTTTAAAACTGATGTTGTTAAAAGGCATAGATCCTTTTCGAAATGTAATAATGGTTTATTAAAAGATATTGAGTATGTTCGCTTAATTAAGGAATGTATTTTAGAGGTTAAAAAGCAGTATGCTGTTCTTGTGTATGATACAGTTGATATTGCAGAGATTGATGATGAGGAGTTACAGTTAACTATTGACGATCAACTATTTTTCGAAATGTTACTTTTAGAGATAAGAAGTAAAACTATGTCGTTTGCAgcgcagaaaaagagagaaaattgCAGAAGGGAGACTGATCTGATGGATGAGATTAAGGTTTTAGAAAGTAATCTAAATGATGAGAATGTAATTATTTTGGAACAGAAGCGGCAAGAGTTGTTTCAGTCAAGACAGAAAAAAGTAGACGGGTTGATTGTTAGATCAAGAGCAAAATGGATTGCAGATGGTGAAAAAAATTCTAAATATTTCTGTAGTCTTGAAAAAAGAAACTTTGTCAAAAAGGCTATGTGTTTTATTGAAAAGGACAATGGCGAACTTTTATGTGACAGTGATGAGATTACTAAAGAAGTTAAATCCTTCTATGCACAGTTGTATGCTTCAAGGGAAcataatatactgttcaaaaaaagaaacgcatagcttgtaatatttggttaatttagttatatggctacaaggatatccaccaaactgcagaaaatgtttatctggtcgtcgacctttcgtccattgccacaagtgagctctgcacgtgacgcatgcgttatcagtggctacaatgtcaaaattgctcatttggcatgaccactcgtcatgcttcagtgtaatctcgtgaaactcggggaatattgagctctcaccatgtcttccaaaacccataaaagcggattgttcgccacaaagaaatcagacgacaattcagcgacgaaagatggcccgattgagcagagaagaccgccaaattgcattgggtcgtttacaagcaggccaaagtcaagtgcaatcgccaggcacttccacgtgtcccagagcaccatcagtagactgtgggtcaggtttcaagccactggctccgttgctgacttgccacgagcgggaagaccaagggcgacaactgctgctcacgaccgcttcatacggctccgccacctccggaatcgtttcctgtcggcctcatcttctgtccaggctctccccgggccacaccgattatcggaccagaccgtgcggaaccgcctgcatgaagctggtttgagagctcgcagacctcacagaggagctgtcctcacccgccgccatcgccagaaccgagtgcagtggggcaaccagcaccttcgctggaccgtccggaatcactggagacacgtgtggttcagcgacgagtcctacttcctgctccagcgacatgatggtcggaggagggtctaccggagagtaaacgaacgttacgcgcccaactgtgtggatgaggcacccgttcatggtggtggaggcgtcatggtgtggggggcgatcaataccgctggaaggagcaccctggtgcacgtccaagggcgcataactgcccagcgatacgtggaggaaattctgcgcccacacgcccttcctcttctggctgaccaggatgccatattccagcaggacaacgctcgc of the Littorina saxatilis isolate snail1 linkage group LG14, US_GU_Lsax_2.0, whole genome shotgun sequence genome contains:
- the LOC138946978 gene encoding uncharacterized protein; protein product: MTASGGEDDDLNTMSGTGFESGDSDMEVGECSNKDLMSVLLAVRKDLKSVNRKFDSLALNVEKLEGEVFDLKQENDNVKKQLKACEKKQVDTERQLHEAQYYAKLAYDRAEANEQYSRRNNVKLLYIEEPSDHAETGEESEEKVLKVFHDKLKLTNIKPWHIEAAHRVGKRKASLNRPIIVKFVSRKNKRDVIQNRKLLKNVQPKVVIVEDLTKSKYTLFQCTLDHPGTREAWTSEGSIFAKDAAGAVHRVERVADLSRLPPIPENDPAAASTPAQRRFQQRKKKEIKQKKQSDSAKQGSKDKTPEKQDN